The following proteins come from a genomic window of Maniola jurtina chromosome 15, ilManJurt1.1, whole genome shotgun sequence:
- the LOC123872520 gene encoding 26S proteasome non-ATPase regulatory subunit 2: MTVKNKTEEPKKESAEPAPAPNDDLSEEDKRLQEELNMLVEKLTGNEVELYLPALQMLTNLIRTSTTSMTSVPKPLKFLREHYPALKVVYEKITDEKTKKFCADVVSVLAMGVSGSPDAAEKRECLKYCLLGTMSNVGEWGHEYVRQLEGEIAEEWNIENMNTLMALVRDVVAFDMQHSAEIQACDLLMEIDRLDLLSQHMDQSNYPRVCLYLIGCASYVVEPESTQILQGVLDTYLRFKEYPRALLVAMQLHDKVKCEEVFNACSDTLIKKQLCYMLARQYVPLDLEDEDLRTILLNAHINDHFLSLGRELDIMEPKTPEEVYKTWLESAGSALRPSLLAEHPVDSARQNLSATFVNAFVNAGFGKDKLVTTEDGNKWMYKNKDHGMLSAAASLGMIHLWDVDGGLTPIDKYLYTAEEHIKAGALLALGLVNCGVRNECDPALALLSDYVLHSSANLRIGSVLGLGIAYAGTQREDVLSHLLPVLADTAAPPEICALAAIACGLIAVGSCNGEVSCAIIQRLIEDNKDLHSSTYARFLHLGLGLCYLGCKERTEATMAALEVLPEPQQSLCQTTLSMCAYAATGDVLVVQQMLHICSKHYDTDNEQSSAEDTAFKKQDKKESKESSSSSSSSGTSKDDKNKSKSKESKSKEKDKEKEANKELSSVQAVATLGVAVIALGEETGAEMCTRIFGQLGRYGEPAVRRAVPLAIALCSVSNPQLSVIDVLNKYSHDSDNDVAYNAIFAMGLVGAGTNNARLATMLRALALYHGKSPVHLFMVRLAQGLCHAGKGTVTLCPAHADRRLVNQPALAGLLVVLTAFLDCKNIILGKSHYLLYVLATAMQPRWLVTLDENLQPVNVSVRVGQAVDVIGKAGTPKTIAGSHTHTTPVLLSFGERAELATDEYIPLSPVMEGFVILKKNEDSIMASVQ, encoded by the exons atgacagtaaaaaataaaacagaggAGCCCAAGAAAGAAAGTGCGGAGCCGGCACCAGCACCTAACGATGATCtg TCCGAAGAAGATAAACGGCTTCAGGAGGAGCTCAACATGCTTGTCGAGAAGCTTACC GGAAACGAGGTGGAGCTTTATTTGCCGGCCCTACAGATGTTGACAAACCTTATAAGAACTTCAACGACGTCCATGACATCGGTGCCTAAGCCTTTAAAGTTTTTAAGGGAACACTACCCTGCATTAAAAGTAGTGTACGAAAAGATTACAGATGAAAAAACAAAGAAGTTTTGTGCTGATGTAGTCTCTGTCCTTGCTATGGGCGTCAGTGGCTCTcct GATGCAGCTGAGAAGAGGGAATGTCTTAAATATTGTTTGCTGGGGACAATGTCTAATGTTGGTGAATGGGGCCATGAATATGTTAG GCAACTTGAAGGTGAGATAGCAGAGGAATGGAACATAGAGAACATGAACACATTAATGGCTCTAGTGCGTGATGTGGTAGCCTTTGATATGCAACACTCTGCAGAGATTCAAGCGTGTGATCTGCTCATGGAGATTGACCGCTTGGATCTGCTGTCTCAACATATGGACCAGAGCAACTATCCCCGAGTTTGCCTTTACTTAATTGG TTGTGCCAGTTATGTGGTTGAACCAGAGTCAACACAAATTCTGCAAGGTGTACTAGATACATATTTGCGTTTTAAGGAGTACCCTCGCGCTCTACTTGTTGCAATGCAGTTACATGACAAAGTTAAATGCGAAGAAGTCTTCAACGCTTGCAGTGATAc cCTAATCAAAAAGCAGTTGTGTTATATGCTGGCCAGACAGTATGTGCCTTTAGACTTGGAAGATGAAGATTTACGGACAATCCTGTTGAATGCCCATATCAATGATCATTTCCTGAGCTTGGGCCGTGAG CTGGATATCATGGAGCCCAAAACTCCTGAAGAGGTATACAAAACTTGGTTAGAGTCTGCCGGATCAGCTCTAAGACCTTCCCTATTAGCAGAACATCCTGTAGATTCTGCTAGACAAAACCTGTCTGCAACCTTTGTTAATGCTTTCGTAAATGCGGGTTTCGGAAAAGACAAGCTGGTTACAACTGAGGATGGGAACAAATGGATGTATAAGAACAAAGACCATG GTATGCTGTCAGCAGCCGCATCTCTCGGTATGATCCACCTATGGGATGTGGACGGTGGTCTAACTCCCATAGACAAGTACCTTTACACGGCTGAAGAGCACATAAAGGCTGGAGCATTGCTAGCTCTGGGACTTGTCAACTGTGGTGTGCGGAATGAGTGTGATCCTGCACTTGCTCTTCTGTCTGACTATGTTCTGCATTCAAGTGCCAACTTGAGGATTGGAAGTGTTTTAG GTCTCGGCATAGCGTACGCAGGCACGCAACGCGAGGACGTCCTGTCTCACCTGCTGCCCGTACTAGCGGACACGGCCGCCCCGCCGGAAATCTGCGCGCTGGCAGCCATCGCTTGCGGTCTGATTGCCGTTGGTTCTTGTAATGGGGAA GTCTCATGTGCTATAATTCAGCGCCTCATTGAAGACAACAAAGATCTGCATTCATCTACTTATGCTCGATTCTTACACTTAGGTCTAGGATTGTGCTACTTAG GTTGCAAAGAGCGCACGGAGGCGACGATGGCTGCGCTGGAGGTGCTGCCGGAGCCGCAGCAGTCGCTGTGCCAGACCACGTTGTCCATGTGCGCCTACGCGGCCACCGGCGACGTGCTGGTCGTGCAGCAGATGCTGCACATCTGCTCAAAGCACTACGACACTGAT AATGAACAATCGTCAGCAGAAGACACAGCTTTCAAGAAGCAGGACAAGAAAGAATCTAAAGAAAGCAGCAGCAGTAGCAGCTCCTCTGGTACTTCCAAGGACGACAAAAACAAAA gcAAATCAAAAGAGAGCAAGAGCAAGGAAAAGGACAAGGAAAAGGAAGCTAATAAGGAACTGTCGTCGGTACAGGCAGTGGCCACACTGGGCGTCGCGGTCATCGCTTTGGGTGAAGAAACTGGCGCCGAGATGTGCACACGCATCTTCGGTCAACTG GGTCGGTATGGCGAGCCGGCGGTGCGACGCGCGGTGCCGCTCGCGATCGCGCTGTGCTCCGTGTCCAACCCGCAGCTGTCGGTGATCGACGTGCTCAACAAGTACTCGCACGACTCCGACAACGACGTCGCCTACAACGCCATCTTCGCCATGGGGCTCGTCGGCGCCGGCACCAACAACGCCAg GTTGGCGACGATGCTCCGCGCGCTAGCGTTGTATCACGGCAAATCGCCCGTGCACCTGTTCATGGTGCGCCTGGCTCAAGGGCTGTGCCATGCCGGCAAGGGCACGGTGACGCTGTGTCCAGCTCACGCCGACCGGCGCCTCGTCAACCAGCCCGCGCTAGCTGGTCTACTAGTTGTGCTTACCGCCTTCCTAGACTGCAAGAACA taATCCTTGGCAAATCCCATTATCTCTTGTACGTGCTTGCAACAGCGATGCAACCCCGTTGGCTCGTCACTCTTGACGAAAATCTCCAGCCCGTTAATGTTAGCGTACGCGTTGGACAG GCTGTAGATGTGATAGGCAAAGCTGGAACCCCTAAAACTATCGCCGGCtctcacacacacaccacaccaGTGTTGCTGTCATTTGGTGAGCGAGCAGAACTTGCAACTGACGAGTACATCCCACTGTCACCTGTGATGGAAGGCTTTGTTATTCTCAAGAAGAATGAGGACAGCATTATGGCCTCCGTTCAATAG
- the LOC123872244 gene encoding PRKR-interacting protein 1 homolog produces the protein MSTKEKEKDEEKKPIVIKNATDLQRLKLEKLMKNPDKPVVIPDGPRQKSLAPPPDFVRNVMGSSAGAGSGEFHVYRHLRRKEYARQKFIQEKSDKEKLDDEYHSKIEENKKKAEEKTAKKRAKRLKKKQKAKTKEKKPKTTDSKECKESASSDESSDEEIETNQKDTKCSISSPTKNDA, from the exons atgagcacaaaagaaaaagaaaaggacGAGGAAAAGAAGCCAATCGTTATCAAAAATGCGACGGATCTTCAAAGGTTAAAACTTGAAAAACTAAtgaaaaatccc gaCAAACCAGTTGTGATACCAGATGGACCTAGGCAAAAATCACTGGCTCCACCACCAGATTTTGTCCGCAACGTAATGGGATCTAGTGCTGGTGCTGGTTCCGGAGAATTTCATGTCTACAGACATCTAAGAAGAAAAGAATATGCTAGGCAAAAGTTCATACAAGAAAAGAGCGACAAG GAAAAACTAGATGATGAATACCACAGTAAaatagaagaaaataaaaagaaagcaGAAGAAAAAACAGCCAAGAAGAGGGCCAAGAGGTTGAAGAAAAAACAGAAAGCAAAGACCAAAGAGAAAAAGCCTAAAACTACAGACAGTAAAGAATGCAAAGAATCGGCAAGTAGTGATGAATCAAGTGATGAAGAGATTGAAACTAATCAGAAAGATACTAAATGTTCTATATCAAGTCCAACAAAAAATGATGCATGA